The Niallia alba genome includes a window with the following:
- a CDS encoding alpha/beta hydrolase family protein, whose amino-acid sequence MQNGDIIEKMRFPSPNPSIDLFLVTYYVNGLRVKGMLATPNDGNNYDGFLYLRGGIKNVGKVRPGRIIQFASEGFVVFAPFYRGNQGGDGNEDFAGEDKYDAIGAFTLLKNLPNVNDVHVFGFSRGGVMALFVGIYCPVKSIVTWGGVSDMFLTYEEREDLRRMMKRVIGGTPSKYPDRYEERTPLYQLEQINAPTLIIHGQLDKNVSVDHSLRLEEKLKQLGKEVETWYFPAFTHYFPPATNRKVVTSLSSWMKKQTEKMVK is encoded by the coding sequence ATGCAGAACGGTGATATAATAGAGAAAATGCGATTTCCCTCTCCTAATCCTTCCATTGATTTGTTTTTGGTTACTTATTATGTTAATGGATTACGAGTCAAAGGGATGCTTGCTACTCCTAATGATGGGAATAATTATGATGGCTTTCTTTATTTAAGGGGAGGCATTAAAAATGTCGGGAAAGTTCGTCCAGGGAGAATCATCCAATTTGCATCTGAGGGCTTTGTCGTTTTTGCCCCGTTTTACCGGGGGAACCAGGGTGGTGATGGCAATGAAGATTTTGCAGGAGAAGATAAGTACGATGCTATAGGAGCATTTACATTGCTGAAGAATTTGCCAAATGTGAACGATGTCCATGTTTTTGGTTTTTCAAGAGGAGGGGTAATGGCTTTATTTGTAGGGATTTATTGTCCTGTAAAATCAATTGTAACATGGGGCGGCGTCAGTGACATGTTCTTAACCTACGAGGAGCGCGAGGATTTACGCCGAATGATGAAAAGAGTAATAGGTGGAACTCCTTCTAAGTATCCAGATAGATATGAAGAACGAACGCCACTTTATCAATTGGAACAAATAAATGCCCCTACTCTTATTATTCATGGCCAATTAGATAAAAATGTTTCCGTTGATCATAGTCTTCGGTTAGAAGAAAAATTAAAGCAACTTGGAAAAGAAGTAGAAACATGGTATTTTCCGGCGTTTACTCATTACTTTCCTCCAGCAACAAATCGAAAAGTTGTCACCTCTTTGTCTAGCTGGATGAAAAAACAAACGGAAAAGATGGTAAAATAA
- a CDS encoding IS110 family RNA-guided transposase gives MEAMIERCAGLDVHQETVVACVLFGSLDKKPNKEIQTFPTTTSGLLALSDWLSSHKITDAVMESTGVYWKPVWNVIECDFQLILANAQHVKNVPGRKTDVKDAEWLAKLLRSGLIEKNFVPPKEIRDLRDLTRYRKKLIHTRTSERNRIHKILQDANIKLTSVLSDIFGVTGCRIIEALINGEKIGVFELQQMVDSRVKASTTDIAEALNGGIRKHHIDMLRFHWDHINHIDETIEKVVERIDQALIPYQEECELLDTIPGVDKNASAIFIAEMGVDMSVFKSSKHLASWAGVSPGNYESAGKKKTGKTQYGNKSLRTTAVECSMATDRQYNRISAHRKRIMKRQGKSKARIASAHLILTIAYNILKTRQPYQELGPDYVDLEQSKEQKMIQYLKRKGYRIEPTNEQIA, from the coding sequence ATGGAAGCTATGATTGAACGGTGTGCAGGCCTAGATGTACACCAAGAAACAGTAGTTGCTTGTGTTTTATTTGGTTCATTAGATAAAAAACCAAATAAAGAGATTCAAACCTTTCCAACAACCACAAGTGGCCTTTTGGCACTTAGCGACTGGCTATCCTCACACAAAATAACGGATGCTGTAATGGAAAGTACCGGTGTATATTGGAAGCCCGTTTGGAATGTTATAGAATGTGACTTCCAATTAATCCTCGCCAATGCCCAACATGTTAAAAATGTTCCCGGAAGGAAAACAGACGTAAAAGATGCGGAGTGGTTAGCTAAACTTTTGCGTTCTGGACTAATTGAAAAAAATTTTGTACCGCCCAAAGAAATTCGTGATTTGCGAGATTTAACCCGGTATCGTAAAAAACTCATCCATACACGAACTTCTGAGCGCAATCGAATCCACAAAATTCTACAGGATGCAAATATTAAACTAACTTCTGTTTTATCTGACATTTTTGGTGTCACTGGTTGTCGCATTATTGAAGCCCTAATAAACGGCGAAAAAATAGGTGTGTTTGAACTTCAACAAATGGTTGATTCAAGAGTTAAGGCGAGCACAACAGATATTGCAGAAGCCCTTAACGGTGGAATACGTAAACATCATATTGATATGTTACGTTTCCATTGGGACCATATCAATCACATCGATGAAACAATCGAAAAAGTAGTTGAACGCATAGACCAAGCGCTTATTCCTTATCAAGAGGAGTGCGAACTACTAGATACCATACCGGGTGTGGATAAAAATGCATCCGCAATCTTTATAGCTGAAATGGGTGTAGACATGTCAGTATTTAAAAGTTCTAAACATCTAGCCTCATGGGCTGGAGTGAGTCCAGGAAATTATGAGAGTGCCGGTAAAAAAAAAACAGGTAAAACTCAGTACGGAAACAAATCATTAAGAACCACCGCTGTTGAATGTTCCATGGCTACAGATAGACAGTATAATCGCATATCTGCACATAGAAAAAGAATTATGAAACGACAAGGAAAATCGAAAGCACGGATCGCTTCCGCTCATTTAATCCTAACAATTGCTTACAATATTTTAAAAACAAGGCAACCATATCAGGAACTAGGCCCTGATTATGTTGATCTCGAACAAAGTAAAGAACAAAAAATGATTCAATACTTAAAAAGGAAAGGGTATCGTATTGAACCCACTAATGAACAAATTGCTTAA
- the cls gene encoding cardiolipin synthase has translation MHIYSIVLSVIIILNIILAFLVIFFERKDPIATWAWLMVLTFIPILGFILYLLFGQNLRNRKLFQWDERKKLGIEPILASQLLQISSNQLRTTNEVIRKNQDLIYMNLFNNDAVLTENNAVQIFTDGHQKFDQLFTDIKNAKKSIHLQYYILKNDGIGSDLISLLVEKAKEGVEVRLLYDELGSRTLRKKVFKELRAAGGFVEVFFPSKFHLINLRLNYRNHRKLGIIDGKIGYIGGFNVGDEYLGLHPKFGYWRDTHLRIVGTAVYAIQTRFILDWNQASHLHDIKYSPEYFPGKIDEIIGNIGMQIVSSGPDSEWEQIKNGYIKMITSAKESVYIQTPYFIPDASLLDTLRIAALSGVDVKIMIPNKPDHMFVYWATYSYIGEMLKAGAKIYIYENGFIHAKTILVDRKIASVGTANIDMRSFRLNFEVNAFIYSEQIANELTDDFLEDMELSTHLTADQYSKRSLWIRFKESFSRLLSPLL, from the coding sequence ATGCACATTTATTCAATTGTTTTAAGTGTAATTATTATACTTAATATCATTTTGGCTTTTCTTGTTATCTTTTTTGAAAGAAAAGATCCTATCGCAACATGGGCATGGCTAATGGTACTTACCTTCATCCCTATTCTAGGATTTATTTTATATTTACTTTTCGGCCAAAATTTACGAAACAGAAAATTATTTCAGTGGGATGAGCGAAAAAAGCTTGGGATAGAGCCTATATTAGCTTCCCAACTGTTACAAATAAGCTCCAATCAATTACGAACAACAAATGAAGTCATTCGGAAAAACCAAGACCTCATTTATATGAATTTATTTAACAATGATGCGGTTCTTACAGAAAACAATGCTGTCCAAATATTTACGGATGGTCATCAAAAATTTGATCAATTATTTACGGATATCAAAAATGCCAAAAAGTCGATTCATTTACAATATTATATTCTTAAAAATGATGGAATTGGCTCCGATCTTATCAGCTTACTTGTTGAAAAAGCAAAAGAAGGAGTCGAAGTACGCTTATTATATGATGAGCTTGGTTCTAGAACGTTACGAAAAAAGGTTTTTAAAGAGCTAAGAGCAGCCGGTGGTTTTGTCGAAGTATTTTTCCCAAGTAAATTTCATCTAATTAATTTACGTTTAAATTATCGCAATCACAGAAAGCTTGGAATTATCGACGGCAAAATTGGCTATATTGGTGGCTTCAATGTAGGAGATGAATATTTAGGACTCCATCCTAAATTTGGTTATTGGAGAGATACACACTTACGTATCGTAGGTACTGCCGTATATGCTATTCAAACAAGATTTATTCTTGATTGGAATCAAGCTTCCCATCTTCACGATATTAAATACTCTCCTGAATATTTTCCAGGGAAAATTGATGAAATTATTGGGAATATTGGCATGCAAATCGTTTCAAGCGGACCTGATTCTGAGTGGGAACAAATTAAAAATGGTTATATAAAAATGATTACTTCCGCCAAAGAAAGTGTTTATATTCAAACACCTTATTTTATTCCTGATGCTAGCTTACTCGATACATTAAGAATTGCTGCTCTTTCTGGTGTAGATGTAAAAATTATGATTCCGAATAAACCTGATCATATGTTTGTATACTGGGCTACCTATTCATATATCGGTGAAATGCTAAAAGCAGGAGCGAAAATTTATATATATGAGAATGGATTTATCCATGCAAAAACAATTTTAGTTGATCGAAAAATCGCTTCTGTTGGAACAGCGAATATTGATATGAGAAGCTTTAGGCTGAATTTTGAAGTAAATGCCTTCATTTATAGTGAGCAAATCGCAAATGAGCTTACAGATGATTTCTTAGAAGACATGGAATTATCGACACATTTAACAGCAGACCAATATTCAAAAAGATCGTTATGGATCCGTTTTAAAGAATCCTTTTCCAGACTCCTTAGTCCCCTTTTATAG
- the ytkD gene encoding RNA deprotection pyrophosphohydrolase: MEIFYDQNKNLVKLSLKKIEWNQEAKHVLVICQYKNQWLLTNHKVRGLEFPGGKREISETTTQTAHREVMEETGGIIDRLHWIAAYQVFGEKPFVKDVFFAKINQLNEKDDYLETDGPVLITGDIIKLRWHESFSFIMKDDVIKYCLTYIQNELLKEKKG; encoded by the coding sequence ATGGAAATATTTTATGATCAGAACAAAAATTTAGTGAAACTTTCTTTAAAAAAAATTGAATGGAACCAAGAAGCTAAACATGTATTGGTTATCTGTCAATATAAGAATCAATGGTTATTAACAAATCATAAGGTCCGTGGATTAGAGTTTCCAGGTGGGAAAAGAGAAATAAGCGAAACGACTACTCAAACAGCCCATAGAGAAGTCATGGAGGAAACAGGAGGAATCATTGATAGGCTACATTGGATAGCAGCCTATCAGGTCTTTGGAGAAAAACCCTTTGTGAAAGATGTTTTTTTTGCAAAAATAAATCAATTGAATGAGAAAGATGATTACCTAGAGACAGATGGTCCGGTTTTAATTACTGGAGATATAATAAAACTGCGCTGGCATGAGTCTTTTAGTTTTATTATGAAGGATGATGTCATTAAATATTGTCTGACTTATATTCAAAATGAATTATTAAAAGAAAAGAAGGGGTAA
- a CDS encoding beta-class carbonic anhydrase has translation MSLLQDILVYNEEFVREEKYEKFITTKFPNKKMVILTCMDTRLLELLPQALNLANGDVKIIKNAGAVVVHPFGSIMRSILVAVYELQADEVVVIGHHDCGMSALHSDSMMEKMKERGISDETFATLKHSGINLEKWLKGFNSVSESVAHSVDMIKKHPLLPNDVPVHGLVIDPKTGKLDLVVDGY, from the coding sequence ATGAGTCTATTACAAGATATTTTAGTCTACAATGAAGAATTTGTTAGGGAAGAAAAGTATGAAAAATTTATTACAACCAAATTTCCTAATAAAAAAATGGTTATTCTAACTTGTATGGATACAAGACTGTTAGAACTTTTACCCCAGGCATTAAATCTTGCTAATGGAGACGTAAAAATTATAAAAAATGCAGGTGCTGTGGTAGTTCATCCTTTTGGAAGTATCATGCGTAGCATTTTAGTGGCAGTGTACGAACTACAAGCAGATGAAGTAGTGGTGATTGGGCATCATGACTGTGGTATGAGTGCCCTACATTCGGACAGCATGATGGAAAAAATGAAAGAAAGAGGTATATCAGACGAAACCTTTGCTACACTGAAGCATTCAGGAATAAATCTAGAGAAATGGTTAAAAGGATTTAATTCTGTATCAGAAAGCGTTGCTCATAGCGTAGATATGATAAAAAAACATCCTTTATTACCAAACGATGTTCCAGTTCATGGGTTAGTAATTGATCCAAAGACTGGCAAGTTAGATTTAGTGGTAGATGGTTATTAA
- a CDS encoding DUF6154 family protein: MKIIDELYNLYKNKLTGDEEDIDMLAFAFLEEMSREDLLHIIQELNEQELYDLMGLYLIESLKGKFASEDYRKPNNPIFPHRNLH, encoded by the coding sequence ATGAAAATTATAGATGAACTATATAACTTATATAAAAATAAATTAACTGGTGACGAAGAAGATATCGATATGCTTGCCTTTGCTTTTTTAGAAGAAATGAGTAGAGAAGATTTATTACATATCATTCAGGAATTAAATGAACAAGAATTATATGATTTAATGGGTCTTTATTTAATCGAAAGCTTAAAAGGAAAGTTTGCAAGTGAAGATTACAGAAAGCCTAATAACCCAATTTTCCCCCACCGAAATTTACATTAG
- a CDS encoding sulfite exporter TauE/SafE family protein, whose protein sequence is MEEINLGMLLFLIGAGFIAAFIDSVVGGGGLISLPALLFTGLPPQIALGTNKLASTMGSLTSSISFIRHGKTDKKLLLKLLPLSIIGSAIGVYVVQKIPSEALKPLILVALIMVTIYTLTKKEWGINSTYNGMTKKKLLFAQFIVPLIGFYDGFLGGGTGSFFLFSFLLMGFDFVESAGNAKVLNFGSNLTALIVFLCYDSVYYLYGIVMGVAMILGAYIGSRVAIAKGSNYVKILFVLVSATLIGKNLFDYLTNR, encoded by the coding sequence ATGGAAGAAATAAATCTTGGAATGCTACTTTTTTTAATTGGCGCTGGTTTTATTGCTGCATTTATTGATTCTGTTGTGGGAGGTGGTGGACTTATTTCATTGCCTGCTCTTTTATTTACCGGACTGCCGCCACAAATTGCACTAGGAACAAATAAGCTTGCTTCAACTATGGGATCATTGACTAGCTCGATCTCTTTTATAAGACATGGGAAAACGGATAAAAAGTTGCTATTAAAACTCTTGCCTCTTTCCATTATTGGTTCCGCAATCGGAGTTTATGTAGTGCAAAAAATACCATCGGAAGCTTTGAAGCCGTTAATTCTTGTTGCTTTAATCATGGTGACTATTTATACACTTACGAAAAAAGAGTGGGGAATAAATTCTACATACAATGGAATGACAAAAAAGAAGCTTTTGTTTGCTCAATTTATTGTACCATTAATAGGGTTCTATGATGGTTTTTTAGGGGGAGGAACTGGCTCTTTCTTTTTATTTTCTTTTCTCCTTATGGGATTTGATTTTGTAGAATCTGCGGGCAATGCGAAAGTCCTTAACTTTGGAAGTAATCTGACAGCACTGATTGTTTTTTTATGTTATGATTCTGTGTATTATTTATATGGAATAGTAATGGGAGTTGCGATGATTTTAGGGGCATATATTGGCTCTAGAGTTGCCATTGCAAAAGGCTCTAATTATGTAAAAATATTATTTGTACTCGTATCTGCTACATTGATTGGCAAAAATTTATTTGATTATTTAACAAATCGATAA
- a CDS encoding DUF2584 domain-containing protein: protein MGMPLELNTMIVTKGKEIRLEENLFLLEKENYRLYPMNIPLEVRRTKEAEVSGIATIEKLEWENDKTSITYKLIALNSTN from the coding sequence ATGGGCATGCCGTTAGAGTTAAATACAATGATTGTAACAAAAGGGAAAGAAATAAGGTTAGAAGAGAACTTATTTCTTTTAGAAAAAGAAAACTATCGTTTATATCCGATGAATATCCCATTAGAGGTAAGAAGAACAAAAGAAGCGGAAGTATCTGGGATTGCGACTATAGAAAAATTAGAATGGGAAAATGACAAGACATCGATTACTTATAAACTTATTGCATTAAATTCAACAAATTAA
- a CDS encoding S-ribosylhomocysteine lyase, producing MPSVESFELDHTAVKAPYVRHCGVHKVGSDGVVNKYDIRFCQPNKQAMKPDVIHTLEHLLAFNLRAHVEKYNHFDIIDISPMGCQTGYYLVVSGEPTVDEIIDLLEATMKTAIEITEIPAANETQCGQAKLHDLEGAKRLMNFWLSKDKEELKQVFAK from the coding sequence ATGCCTTCAGTTGAAAGTTTTGAATTAGATCATACAGCGGTAAAAGCTCCATACGTAAGACATTGCGGTGTACACAAAGTGGGTAGTGATGGCGTAGTTAATAAATATGATATTCGTTTTTGTCAGCCAAATAAGCAAGCGATGAAGCCAGATGTTATTCATACATTAGAGCATTTATTAGCATTTAACTTACGTGCACATGTAGAAAAATACAACCATTTTGATATTATTGATATTTCTCCAATGGGTTGCCAAACTGGTTATTATTTAGTGGTAAGTGGGGAACCAACTGTTGATGAAATTATCGATTTACTAGAAGCAACAATGAAAACAGCGATTGAAATTACCGAAATTCCAGCTGCTAATGAGACACAATGTGGTCAAGCGAAACTACATGATTTAGAAGGTGCAAAAAGGTTGATGAATTTTTGGTTAAGTAAAGATAAAGAAGAGTTAAAACAGGTATTCGCAAAATAA
- the yidD gene encoding membrane protein insertion efficiency factor YidD, producing the protein MKQVFLLIIRFYRKVISPLKPPTCRFYPTCSTYGLEAIQRFGAFKGGYLTIKRILKCHPFHPGGLDPVPDEWHCRNHNHSPKKNN; encoded by the coding sequence ATGAAACAAGTTTTTTTATTAATCATTCGTTTTTATCGAAAGGTCATTTCACCATTAAAACCGCCAACTTGCCGTTTTTATCCAACCTGCTCTACTTATGGCTTAGAAGCAATTCAAAGGTTTGGTGCTTTTAAAGGGGGCTATTTAACCATTAAACGAATTCTTAAATGTCACCCTTTTCATCCAGGTGGTTTAGATCCTGTGCCCGATGAATGGCATTGTAGAAACCATAACCATTCGCCTAAAAAAAATAATTAA
- a CDS encoding DUF1540 domain-containing protein — translation MAKDVLCEVSNCTFWEKGNQCGADQIYVVSNAGKHADTSYETDCKTFEPENSLS, via the coding sequence ATGGCCAAAGATGTACTTTGTGAAGTAAGTAACTGCACTTTTTGGGAAAAAGGAAATCAGTGTGGAGCCGATCAAATTTATGTTGTAAGTAATGCCGGAAAACATGCTGACACTAGCTATGAAACAGATTGTAAAACATTTGAGCCCGAAAACAGCTTGAGCTAA